CCCGTCTCCTGCTCTTGTTCGCTGCGCTGATCGTCGTCTGGTTCGGCAACCTGGACCACCGGAAGCTCTTCCACCCGGATGAAGGACGCTACGCCGAGATCCCGCGCGAGATGGTGGTCTCCGGCGACTGGGTGACGCCGCGCCTGAACGGCATCAAGTACTTCGAGAAGCCACCGCTGCAGTACTGG
This is a stretch of genomic DNA from Betaproteobacteria bacterium. It encodes these proteins:
- a CDS encoding phospholipid carrier-dependent glycosyltransferase; this encodes MDVAQEPLARSRLLLLFAALIVVWFGNLDHRKLFHPDEGRYAEIPREMVVSGDWVTPRLNGIKYFEKPPLQYW